One window of the Pseudarthrobacter sp. ATCC 49987 genome contains the following:
- a CDS encoding HIT family protein: MSTLFTRIINGEIPGRFVWREDDVVAFLTVGPLADGHTLVVPTEEVDRWTDAPPEVLARVMQVAQKIGAVQVEVFDAARAGLIVAGYEINHLHVHVWPSNTMADFDFGSVDQNPDPARLDANAEKLREGLRKAGHAAHVPAT; encoded by the coding sequence ATGAGCACTCTCTTCACCAGGATCATCAACGGCGAGATCCCCGGCCGCTTCGTCTGGCGCGAGGACGACGTCGTGGCGTTCCTGACGGTGGGCCCGCTCGCCGACGGCCACACCCTCGTGGTGCCGACCGAGGAAGTGGACCGCTGGACTGACGCGCCTCCCGAAGTACTCGCCCGCGTGATGCAGGTGGCCCAGAAGATCGGCGCCGTCCAGGTCGAGGTGTTCGACGCGGCACGCGCCGGACTCATTGTGGCCGGCTACGAGATCAACCACCTGCACGTCCACGTGTGGCCATCCAACACGATGGCGGACTTCGACTTCGGCTCGGTGGACCAGAACCCCGATCCCGCCCGGCTGGACGCCAACGCCGAGAAGCTCCGCGAGGGGCTCCGGAAAGCCGGCCACGCGGCCCACGTTCCGGCCACCTGA
- the hrpA gene encoding ATP-dependent RNA helicase HrpA: MTLHISYPAELPVSERREDLMAAIAANQVTIIAGETGSGKTTQIPKMCLELGLGENGLIGHTQPRRLAARTVAERIAEELGVEIGQEVGFQVRFTGEVGRNTKVKLMTDGILLAEIRRDKLLRKYNAIIIDEAHERSLNIDFILGYLKRILPQRPDLKIIITSATIDPQRFAKHFGSEEEPSQIIEVSGRTYPVEIRYRPLSQPAGGPGAAGDDAVDASDDELEEDRDPLDAVCDAVDELAQEAPGDILIFFSGEREIRDAAEALNGRIQSNRKLAGTEVLPLFARLSLQEQHKVFHPGGKRRIVLATNVAETSLTVPGIKYVIDTGTARISRYSHRTKVQRLPIERVSQASANQRSGRCGRVSDGIAIRLYSEEDFESRPPFTDPEILRTNLAAVILQMTAMGVARGPKDVENFPFVEPPDSRAINDGVTLLRELGALSAARPQEETGDGDGRPGRPPASGRNGGATGRNGGGLTAVGQQLAQLPVDPRLGRMIVESGKRGCVREVMILAAALTIQDPRERPTDKQQLAAEKHARFRDENSDFTGFLNLWNYLQEKQQELSSTAFRRLCRAEFINYLRVREWQDLFAQLRQLARPLGISLDNKRLADPVGNHEGIHISLLSGLLSHVGILDERKREYAGARGSRFAIFPGSALFKKSPTFVMAAELVETSRLWARVSAKFDPLWVEQVAPDLVKRSYSEPHWSKKMGSVMAHEKVTLYGVPIIPSRRINYGKVDPELCRELFIRHALVEGDWQTHHKFFHRNRALLHEVEELEARMRRRDILVDDETLFEFYDARIGKEVVSERHFDKWWKDARQQDPALLDFDQALLISEHADALDDSAYPKTLLHKGFELPLSYEFHPVAPGSPPNPSDGVTAEVPVLFLNQLDDAAFRWLIPGQRVELVTALIKSLPKQVRKNFVPAPDVARQAVAALEADFDPAADELEASLELVLRRIRGQVIPPHSWNWDAVPPHLRVSFRVVDSRGKVLDEGKDLGVLQDRLAPATRRAIAESLGATPATTAPSSNGRANGKANGTANGKAAQAAGAAAGTAASSVSAASTGFAEKTGLTSWTFGTVQRQVQGTVKGHTVTGYPALVDEGKSVALRLFQTSSEQEQAMRGGVIRLLALKVPPPDRYVLEHLNNTEKLTFSQNPHGSVTALIADCSLAAIDKLTPAELPWDEATFNALYEKVRADLIDTVFTVTAIVERILASTRRIEKALKGTTSLALISALNDIKSQLEQLVFPGFVARTGYSQLSQLPRYLAAIEKRLEKLPTNVQRDAQNMAAVQALEDDYDDAVSALLPGRRAGAELTQVRWMIEELRVSLFAVELGTAYSVSEKRIRAVLNKALAPA, translated from the coding sequence ATGACACTGCATATCTCCTACCCCGCCGAGCTGCCGGTCTCCGAGCGCCGCGAGGACCTGATGGCCGCCATCGCGGCCAACCAGGTGACCATCATCGCCGGCGAGACCGGATCCGGTAAGACGACCCAGATTCCCAAGATGTGCCTGGAACTGGGCCTCGGCGAGAACGGACTCATCGGCCACACGCAGCCGCGCCGGCTGGCCGCCCGCACGGTCGCCGAGCGCATCGCGGAGGAGCTCGGCGTCGAGATCGGCCAGGAAGTCGGCTTCCAGGTCCGCTTCACCGGCGAGGTCGGCCGCAACACCAAGGTCAAGCTCATGACCGACGGCATCCTGCTGGCCGAGATCCGGCGCGACAAGCTGCTGCGCAAGTACAACGCGATCATCATCGACGAGGCACACGAGCGCAGCCTCAACATCGACTTCATTCTCGGCTACCTCAAACGGATCCTGCCGCAGCGGCCGGACCTGAAGATCATCATCACCTCGGCCACCATCGATCCGCAGCGGTTCGCCAAGCACTTCGGCAGCGAGGAGGAGCCGTCGCAGATCATCGAGGTCTCCGGGCGCACCTATCCGGTCGAGATCCGCTACCGGCCGCTGTCCCAGCCGGCCGGCGGCCCCGGCGCCGCAGGTGACGACGCCGTCGACGCCTCCGACGACGAGCTGGAAGAGGACCGCGATCCGCTGGACGCCGTCTGCGACGCCGTCGACGAACTCGCACAGGAGGCGCCCGGCGACATCCTGATCTTCTTCTCCGGCGAGCGCGAGATCCGTGACGCCGCCGAGGCCCTCAACGGCAGGATCCAGTCCAACCGCAAGCTGGCCGGCACCGAGGTGCTCCCCCTCTTCGCCCGGCTGAGCCTGCAGGAACAGCACAAGGTCTTCCACCCCGGCGGCAAGCGCAGGATTGTGCTCGCCACCAACGTCGCCGAGACCTCCCTGACGGTCCCCGGCATCAAGTACGTCATCGACACCGGCACCGCCCGCATCTCCCGCTACTCGCACCGGACCAAGGTCCAGCGCCTGCCGATCGAGCGGGTGTCCCAGGCCTCCGCCAACCAGCGCTCCGGCCGCTGCGGCCGTGTCTCCGACGGCATCGCCATCCGGCTGTACTCGGAGGAGGACTTCGAGTCCCGGCCGCCGTTCACCGATCCCGAAATCCTGCGCACCAACCTCGCCGCAGTCATCCTGCAGATGACCGCGATGGGCGTCGCCCGCGGTCCGAAGGATGTCGAAAACTTCCCCTTTGTGGAGCCGCCGGACTCCCGCGCCATCAACGACGGCGTCACCCTCCTCCGCGAGCTCGGCGCCCTGAGCGCCGCGCGCCCGCAGGAAGAGACGGGCGACGGCGACGGCCGCCCCGGCCGCCCGCCCGCTAGCGGACGAAACGGCGGTGCGACCGGCAGGAACGGCGGCGGGCTGACCGCCGTCGGGCAGCAGCTTGCCCAGCTGCCCGTGGACCCGAGGCTCGGCCGGATGATCGTCGAGTCCGGAAAGCGCGGCTGCGTCCGCGAGGTCATGATCCTGGCCGCCGCGCTGACCATCCAGGACCCGCGCGAGCGTCCGACCGACAAGCAGCAGCTCGCCGCGGAGAAACACGCGCGTTTCCGGGATGAGAACTCGGACTTCACCGGGTTCCTGAATCTCTGGAACTATCTCCAGGAGAAGCAGCAGGAGCTGTCCTCCACCGCCTTCCGCCGGCTTTGCCGTGCCGAGTTCATCAACTACCTGCGCGTCCGGGAGTGGCAGGACCTCTTCGCCCAGCTGCGCCAGCTCGCCCGGCCGCTCGGCATCAGCCTGGACAACAAGCGCCTGGCCGATCCGGTGGGCAACCATGAGGGCATCCACATCAGCCTGCTCTCGGGCCTGCTGAGCCATGTTGGCATCCTCGATGAGCGCAAGCGCGAGTATGCGGGCGCCCGCGGCAGCCGCTTCGCGATCTTCCCGGGCTCGGCCCTGTTCAAGAAGTCCCCGACTTTCGTCATGGCCGCTGAGCTTGTGGAGACGAGCAGGCTGTGGGCGCGGGTGTCCGCGAAGTTCGATCCCCTCTGGGTGGAGCAGGTGGCGCCGGACCTCGTCAAGCGCAGCTACAGCGAACCCCACTGGTCCAAGAAGATGGGCTCGGTGATGGCCCATGAAAAGGTCACGCTGTACGGCGTGCCCATCATCCCGAGCCGCCGGATCAATTACGGCAAGGTGGACCCGGAGCTCTGCCGGGAGCTGTTCATCCGGCATGCCCTGGTCGAGGGTGACTGGCAGACCCACCACAAGTTCTTCCACCGCAACCGGGCTCTCCTCCACGAGGTCGAGGAGCTGGAGGCGCGGATGCGTCGCCGCGACATCCTGGTGGACGACGAGACCCTCTTCGAGTTCTATGACGCCCGGATCGGCAAGGAGGTTGTGTCCGAGCGTCACTTTGACAAGTGGTGGAAGGACGCACGGCAGCAGGATCCGGCTTTGCTCGATTTCGACCAGGCGCTGCTGATCAGTGAACACGCCGACGCCCTGGATGACTCGGCCTACCCGAAGACCCTGCTGCACAAGGGCTTTGAGCTGCCGCTGAGCTACGAGTTCCACCCTGTCGCCCCCGGGTCGCCGCCCAACCCGTCCGACGGCGTCACCGCCGAGGTGCCCGTGCTGTTCCTGAACCAGCTCGACGACGCGGCGTTCCGCTGGCTCATTCCGGGCCAGCGCGTGGAGCTGGTCACCGCCCTCATCAAGTCGCTGCCCAAGCAGGTGCGCAAGAACTTCGTGCCGGCACCGGACGTCGCCCGGCAGGCCGTCGCAGCCCTCGAGGCGGACTTTGATCCGGCGGCCGACGAGCTGGAGGCCTCGCTCGAACTGGTCCTGCGCCGGATCCGCGGCCAGGTCATCCCGCCGCATTCCTGGAACTGGGATGCCGTTCCGCCGCACCTGCGGGTCAGCTTCCGCGTCGTGGATTCCCGGGGGAAAGTGCTGGACGAAGGCAAGGACCTCGGCGTGCTGCAGGACCGGCTGGCACCGGCCACCCGCCGGGCAATTGCCGAGTCACTGGGCGCCACGCCCGCGACCACGGCGCCGTCGTCGAATGGCCGGGCCAACGGCAAAGCGAACGGCACGGCGAACGGCAAGGCCGCCCAGGCGGCCGGCGCGGCCGCAGGAACCGCGGCGTCAAGTGTTTCCGCAGCCTCGACCGGTTTCGCCGAAAAGACAGGGCTGACCTCCTGGACCTTTGGAACAGTCCAGCGCCAGGTCCAGGGCACGGTCAAGGGGCATACCGTCACCGGCTACCCCGCTCTCGTGGACGAGGGAAAGTCCGTGGCACTGCGGCTCTTCCAGACCAGCTCCGAACAGGAACAGGCCATGCGCGGCGGCGTCATCCGCCTGCTGGCCCTGAAGGTGCCGCCGCCGGACCGCTACGTCCTGGAGCACCTGAACAACACCGAGAAGCTGACGTTCAGCCAGAACCCGCACGGCTCCGTCACGGCACTGATTGCGGACTGCTCCCTCGCCGCCATCGACAAGCTCACCCCTGCCGAGCTGCCGTGGGACGAGGCGACCTTCAACGCACTGTATGAGAAGGTCCGCGCGGACCTCATCGACACGGTCTTCACGGTCACCGCCATCGTGGAGCGCATCCTGGCCAGCACCCGCCGGATCGAGAAGGCGCTCAAGGGCACCACCAGCCTGGCTCTGATCAGCGCCCTCAACGACATCAAGAGCCAGCTGGAGCAGCTTGTCTTCCCCGGTTTTGTGGCACGCACGGGCTACAGCCAGCTCAGCCAGCTGCCGCGCTACCTCGCGGCGATCGAGAAGCGCCTGGAGAAACTTCCTACCAACGTCCAGCGGGACGCCCAGAACATGGCGGCGGTCCAGGCACTGGAGGACGATTACGACGACGCCGTGTCGGCCCTGCTCCCGGGCCGGCGGGCAGGAGCGGAGTTAACCCAGGTCCGCTGGATGATTGAGGAGCTCCGGGTCAGCCTCTTCGCCGTCGAGCTGGGGACCGCCTATTCGGTCTCCGAGAAGCGGATCCGCGCGGTCCTTAACAAGGCGCTGGCGCCGGCCTGA
- a CDS encoding protealysin inhibitor emfourin — protein MKITVQRSGGVAGMKRTWTVRPEPPEDTDRWQPLIEACPWDAVAGVSGTTGQPDRFMYSIRADQRRAVLPERELTGPWRDLVECARAAAEDTAEDAAASDPG, from the coding sequence ATGAAGATAACTGTCCAGCGCAGCGGCGGCGTGGCCGGCATGAAGCGGACGTGGACCGTCAGGCCCGAGCCGCCTGAGGACACCGACCGGTGGCAACCGCTCATCGAAGCGTGCCCGTGGGACGCCGTCGCCGGGGTCAGCGGGACAACCGGCCAGCCAGACCGGTTCATGTACAGCATCCGGGCTGATCAACGCCGGGCGGTCCTGCCGGAGCGTGAGCTGACGGGTCCGTGGCGGGACCTCGTCGAATGCGCCCGCGCCGCGGCCGAGGACACGGCCGAGGACGCGGCGGCGTCGGACCCTGGCTAG
- a CDS encoding NAD(P)-dependent alcohol dehydrogenase, producing MTPGRPVPPPLAQPLPDLTTDTTDTTTPGPRLAAAYGATASDSGLVPLTVARRAPKEDDVEIAIEFCGLCHSDVHATRDEWGTRNYPLVPGHEIVGRVSRVGSAVDDFSPGELVGVGCLVDSCRECDSCLDGLEQYCENGMTGTYGSKDHRNGDAITQGGYATSIVVDRRYVLHVPESLDPAAAAPLLCAGITTYSPLRHFDVEEGDVVGVVGLGGLGHMAVKLAKAMGAEVKVFTTSESKVAAARELGADEVILSRDEAAMDAANRSIDVIIDTVAAPHDLNPYFRTLRVNGALFQLGLPSEDMPPVNPGALIRRRIAYAGSLIGGIAETQEMLDFCAGHGVTSDVEVVRADQLNEAYGRMVAGDVKYRFVLDTSTLGTPSERADA from the coding sequence ATGACTCCCGGACGCCCCGTACCGCCGCCCCTTGCCCAGCCGCTTCCCGACCTGACCACGGACACCACGGACACCACGACGCCGGGGCCGCGCCTCGCCGCCGCCTATGGCGCGACTGCCAGCGACAGCGGCCTCGTTCCCCTGACCGTCGCACGCCGCGCGCCGAAGGAGGACGACGTCGAAATCGCCATCGAATTCTGCGGACTCTGCCACTCGGACGTCCATGCCACCCGGGACGAATGGGGAACCCGGAACTACCCGCTGGTCCCCGGCCACGAAATCGTGGGCCGGGTGAGCCGCGTCGGGTCCGCCGTCGACGATTTCAGCCCGGGAGAGCTGGTCGGCGTCGGCTGCCTGGTCGATTCCTGCCGTGAATGCGACAGCTGCCTCGACGGCCTCGAGCAGTACTGCGAAAACGGCATGACGGGCACCTACGGCTCGAAGGACCACCGCAACGGGGACGCCATCACGCAGGGCGGCTATGCCACCTCGATCGTCGTGGACCGCCGCTACGTGCTGCACGTCCCGGAGAGCCTCGACCCGGCCGCTGCCGCCCCGTTGCTGTGCGCCGGGATCACAACCTACTCGCCGCTGCGCCACTTCGACGTCGAGGAGGGGGACGTCGTCGGCGTCGTCGGTCTGGGCGGCCTCGGCCACATGGCAGTGAAACTGGCCAAGGCCATGGGCGCCGAAGTGAAGGTCTTCACTACGTCGGAGTCCAAGGTCGCCGCCGCCCGCGAACTCGGCGCGGACGAGGTCATCCTGTCCCGAGACGAGGCCGCAATGGACGCCGCCAACCGCAGCATCGACGTCATCATCGACACCGTCGCCGCGCCCCACGACCTCAACCCGTACTTCCGTACCCTGCGCGTGAACGGGGCACTCTTCCAGCTCGGGCTGCCCTCGGAGGACATGCCGCCCGTGAATCCCGGTGCCCTGATCCGGCGCCGGATCGCGTACGCCGGCTCGCTGATCGGCGGCATTGCCGAGACGCAGGAAATGCTGGACTTCTGCGCCGGGCACGGGGTCACCTCCGACGTTGAGGTAGTCCGTGCCGACCAGCTCAACGAGGCCTACGGCCGCATGGTTGCCGGCGACGTGAAGTACCGTTTTGTCCTGGACACCAGCACTCTCGGAACACCCTCGGAAAGGGCAGACGCATGA
- the yidC gene encoding membrane protein insertase YidC translates to MDFGAALLFPFQWLVSAIMVGLHDALSTIGLPPAGGRTWTLSIIGLVLVIRAALIPVSLQQIKAQRRMRQLQPDLKKLQEEYNGKTDPLSRQAMAQEQMALYRKHGTNPFSACLPLLIQVPFFFALFTVLSGIGTAAAKGQGIGAMSAEQVAQFQVSSIFGAPLSASLLHGTPVSGNVVAVWLLSIVMIFTMTSAQFITQKHIMARNVAEEATAGPFMWQQKTLLYALPIVFGAGGIIFPIGVLIYWTTTNLWTMVQEFVLNPRLPRVAG, encoded by the coding sequence ATGGACTTCGGTGCAGCGCTGCTGTTTCCGTTCCAGTGGCTGGTTTCGGCCATCATGGTGGGACTCCACGACGCCCTGAGCACCATCGGCCTGCCGCCGGCCGGCGGCAGGACCTGGACGCTGTCCATCATAGGCCTGGTGTTGGTCATCCGCGCCGCCTTGATTCCCGTCTCCCTGCAGCAGATCAAGGCACAGCGCCGCATGCGGCAGCTGCAGCCGGATCTGAAGAAGCTGCAGGAAGAGTACAACGGCAAGACCGACCCGCTGTCCCGGCAGGCGATGGCGCAGGAACAGATGGCCCTATACAGGAAGCACGGCACCAACCCGTTCTCCGCGTGCCTTCCCCTGCTGATCCAGGTTCCGTTCTTCTTCGCGCTCTTCACCGTGTTGTCAGGGATTGGAACGGCGGCGGCCAAAGGCCAGGGCATTGGAGCGATGAGCGCAGAGCAGGTGGCGCAATTCCAGGTGTCCAGCATCTTCGGCGCCCCGCTGTCCGCCTCCCTGCTTCACGGCACCCCCGTGAGCGGCAACGTGGTCGCGGTGTGGCTCCTCTCGATCGTGATGATCTTCACCATGACGTCGGCGCAGTTCATTACCCAGAAACACATCATGGCCAGGAACGTGGCCGAGGAGGCCACAGCGGGCCCGTTCATGTGGCAACAGAAAACACTGCTCTACGCCTTGCCGATCGTCTTCGGCGCGGGTGGCATCATCTTCCCGATCGGAGTCCTCATCTACTGGACCACTACGAACCTTTGGACGATGGTGCAGGAATTCGTCCTGAACCCGCGGCTTCCCCGTGTGGCCGGGTAG
- a CDS encoding FAD-dependent oxidoreductase, protein MTATISSPLSSRLDTALGRFTMYRLVLWVLAVLAGFSLLLEVLGWLTFGLPEMIAHLVLCLGLTYASSRALAAVFHVRPHSESSLITGLLLYFLFWPTQFPAGLQYLDLAGVALACVLASASKYALAWRGRHLFNPAAAGAFLTGLTGLNIATWWAATPAMLWLVLPGVLLVLYRVRKLLMASVFTVVAVSIVAVELLRTGMGPGEALWQTLAQRPVLFFVGFMLTEPLTLPPRRWQQLTLAAVVGLLFAVPYNLGFVANSPELALLVGNALAFTAGQRGRVLLRFRGSRPLTPTTTEFSFQPERPVNFIPGQYLELNLPHAKADHKGRRRVFSLTSPPDSPELRIGVGTAGPLSTAKQSLLALVPGDELTATTVGGDFVLPRTPGVPVLLIAAGIGITPYLAQLSGGAAGERDVVLLYLARNAAELAYAGELERTGARVIARLADGSAPPAFMQDAGSVRIDGTSLKDLVPDVADREVYVSGSPASVRSLRAAARRAGARRIHVDSFSGY, encoded by the coding sequence ATGACCGCCACAATCTCCTCTCCCCTCAGTTCGCGGCTGGACACGGCGCTGGGACGGTTCACGATGTACCGGCTGGTCCTCTGGGTCCTGGCGGTGCTGGCCGGCTTCAGCCTGCTGCTGGAGGTGCTCGGCTGGCTGACGTTCGGACTCCCCGAGATGATCGCCCATCTGGTGCTCTGCCTGGGCCTGACCTACGCCTCCAGCCGGGCGCTCGCCGCGGTGTTCCACGTCCGTCCGCACTCTGAATCGTCCCTGATCACGGGCCTGCTGCTTTATTTCCTCTTCTGGCCGACGCAGTTCCCGGCGGGGCTGCAGTACCTGGACCTGGCCGGCGTTGCCCTCGCCTGCGTGCTCGCGTCGGCGTCGAAATACGCGCTTGCCTGGCGAGGCCGCCACCTCTTCAATCCGGCGGCGGCCGGGGCGTTCCTCACCGGGCTGACCGGACTCAACATCGCCACCTGGTGGGCCGCCACCCCGGCAATGCTCTGGCTGGTCCTGCCCGGGGTCCTGCTGGTGCTCTACCGGGTGCGGAAGCTGCTGATGGCGTCCGTGTTCACGGTGGTGGCGGTGTCCATTGTGGCCGTGGAACTGCTGCGCACCGGGATGGGGCCGGGCGAGGCGCTGTGGCAGACCCTGGCCCAGCGCCCGGTGCTGTTCTTCGTCGGCTTTATGCTCACCGAGCCGCTCACCCTGCCGCCGCGCCGGTGGCAGCAGCTGACGCTGGCCGCCGTCGTCGGACTGCTGTTCGCCGTCCCTTACAACCTGGGCTTCGTGGCCAATTCCCCCGAACTGGCGCTGCTGGTGGGAAACGCGCTCGCCTTCACTGCGGGCCAGCGCGGCCGCGTCCTGCTTCGCTTCCGGGGCTCCCGTCCGTTGACTCCGACGACGACGGAGTTCAGCTTCCAGCCCGAACGCCCGGTGAACTTCATCCCGGGACAGTACCTCGAGCTGAACCTGCCGCACGCGAAGGCCGACCACAAAGGCCGGCGGCGGGTGTTCAGCCTGACCAGCCCGCCGGACTCCCCGGAACTCAGGATCGGCGTGGGCACGGCCGGGCCGCTGTCCACGGCAAAACAGTCGCTCCTTGCCCTGGTCCCCGGCGACGAGCTGACGGCCACCACCGTGGGCGGCGATTTTGTCCTGCCGCGGACTCCGGGCGTGCCGGTGCTGCTCATTGCGGCCGGGATCGGCATTACCCCGTATCTGGCCCAGCTGTCCGGCGGCGCTGCCGGGGAGCGGGACGTCGTCCTGCTGTACCTCGCCAGGAATGCCGCCGAACTCGCCTACGCCGGGGAGCTCGAACGCACCGGGGCCCGGGTCATCGCCCGGCTTGCCGACGGCTCCGCGCCGCCGGCGTTCATGCAGGATGCGGGCTCCGTCCGGATCGATGGCACCTCGCTGAAGGACCTCGTTCCCGACGTCGCGGACCGGGAAGTCTATGTGTCGGGCTCCCCGGCGAGTGTCCGTTCCCTCCGCGCCGCTGCCCGCCGGGCCGGGGCGCGCCGGATCCATGTGGACTCCTTCTCCGGGTACTGA
- a CDS encoding M4 family metallopeptidase produces MYCSIIPPYLLRRLAAQREPEFSATARAAKEALLHVPSFQASRAVPGPGSHPGMRELNPSPPERTVYDAKFAEQLPGSVVRKEGEPPTGDPAADEAYDGLGHTHRLYAEAFGRNSIDGNGLHLDATVHYGRLYDNAFWDGQQMVFGDGDGQVFQRFTKSLSVIGHELAHGVTQYSAGLVYRNQAGALNESMSDVFGALVEQFVRKQSTSEASWLIGEGLFTDRVQGAALRSMKAPGTAYDDDVLGKDPQPASMDGYVHTSADNGGVHINSGIPNRAFCLVATTLGGNAWEAPGRIWYETLTGGTLAPSATFGAFAKATAAAAAELFGAESTEHDAVRSAWETVKVKFPGARR; encoded by the coding sequence ATGTACTGCTCCATCATCCCTCCGTACCTGCTCCGCCGCCTGGCAGCCCAGCGCGAACCGGAGTTCTCGGCAACCGCGCGTGCGGCGAAGGAAGCCCTGCTGCACGTCCCGAGTTTCCAGGCATCCCGCGCGGTTCCCGGGCCCGGCAGCCATCCGGGCATGCGGGAGCTCAATCCGTCCCCGCCGGAACGGACGGTCTACGACGCCAAGTTCGCCGAGCAGCTCCCCGGCAGCGTGGTCCGTAAGGAGGGGGAACCGCCCACCGGCGACCCCGCCGCCGATGAGGCCTATGACGGGCTGGGACACACCCACCGCCTTTACGCCGAGGCCTTCGGCCGGAACTCGATTGACGGCAACGGCCTCCACCTCGATGCCACGGTGCACTACGGCCGCCTGTACGACAACGCGTTCTGGGATGGCCAGCAAATGGTCTTCGGCGACGGCGACGGCCAGGTCTTCCAGCGGTTTACGAAATCACTGAGCGTGATTGGCCACGAGCTCGCCCACGGCGTCACCCAGTACTCGGCCGGGCTGGTGTACCGCAACCAGGCCGGCGCGTTGAACGAATCAATGTCCGACGTCTTCGGGGCCCTCGTTGAACAGTTTGTCCGGAAGCAGTCGACATCGGAGGCGAGCTGGCTGATCGGCGAAGGCCTGTTCACCGACAGGGTCCAGGGGGCCGCCCTGCGGTCCATGAAGGCTCCGGGCACGGCGTACGACGACGACGTGCTCGGCAAGGACCCGCAGCCGGCCTCCATGGACGGCTATGTGCACACGAGCGCTGACAACGGCGGCGTTCACATCAACTCCGGGATCCCCAACCGGGCATTCTGCCTGGTTGCCACCACCCTCGGAGGAAATGCCTGGGAAGCCCCGGGACGGATCTGGTACGAGACACTAACGGGCGGCACCCTGGCCCCGAGCGCCACGTTCGGCGCGTTCGCCAAGGCCACCGCCGCCGCTGCCGCCGAGCTCTTCGGGGCAGAATCCACAGAGCATGACGCCGTGCGGTCGGCGTGGGAAACTGTGAAGGTAAAGTTCCCGGGAGCGAGGCGTTAG
- a CDS encoding GlxA family transcriptional regulator: MIKSVAMIVVPNFSIFEFGTAFEVFGVDRSDRGTGVPAFDFRVCAPAPGDVPMKSGLSMHVGLGLDAAADADLVIMTPYGRDEDVPESVLEALRAAHARGAWVMSICSGAFALARAGLLDGRRCTTHWHYSQELVSRYPAALVDENVLYVEDSRIITSAGTAAGIDACLHLVRVEFGATVAAAIARDMVVPPHRDGGQAQFIDRPIPACGSEPMEELLQWMVRHLGEDHSVNELAARIHMSPRTFARRFRSETGATPAAWLNSQRVLRAQELLETTDLNIDEIARESGFGHSVLLRHHFAKVLDTSPQSYRRTFRGHLAAAV, translated from the coding sequence ATGATCAAATCAGTGGCAATGATTGTGGTCCCCAACTTCTCAATCTTCGAGTTCGGGACCGCGTTTGAGGTCTTTGGCGTGGACCGGTCGGACCGGGGGACCGGCGTGCCCGCCTTCGACTTCCGGGTCTGCGCCCCGGCGCCGGGGGATGTCCCGATGAAGTCCGGGCTGTCCATGCATGTGGGGCTCGGGCTTGACGCCGCAGCGGATGCGGACCTGGTCATCATGACTCCCTACGGCCGGGACGAGGATGTTCCCGAATCCGTCCTCGAGGCACTGCGCGCCGCGCACGCCCGCGGGGCGTGGGTCATGTCCATCTGCTCCGGAGCCTTCGCGCTGGCCCGGGCCGGGCTGCTGGACGGCCGCCGCTGCACCACCCACTGGCATTACTCCCAGGAGCTCGTCAGCCGGTACCCCGCTGCCCTGGTGGATGAAAACGTCCTCTACGTCGAGGACAGCCGGATCATCACGAGCGCCGGGACGGCCGCCGGCATCGACGCGTGCCTGCACCTGGTCCGGGTGGAGTTCGGCGCCACCGTTGCGGCAGCCATCGCCCGTGACATGGTGGTTCCGCCGCACCGCGACGGCGGCCAGGCCCAGTTCATCGACCGGCCGATCCCGGCCTGCGGCTCAGAGCCGATGGAAGAACTGCTGCAGTGGATGGTGCGGCATCTGGGGGAGGACCATTCGGTCAATGAACTCGCCGCGCGCATCCACATGTCGCCCCGGACGTTTGCCAGGCGCTTCCGCTCCGAGACGGGGGCGACCCCGGCGGCCTGGCTCAACTCCCAGCGGGTGCTGCGGGCACAGGAGCTGCTCGAGACCACGGACCTGAACATCGACGAAATCGCGCGCGAATCCGGGTTTGGCCACTCGGTGCTGCTGCGGCACCACTTCGCCAAGGTGCTGGACACGAGCCCGCAGTCCTACCGCCGGACGTTCCGCGGACACCTGGCCGCCGCGGTGTAG
- a CDS encoding MarR family winged helix-turn-helix transcriptional regulator, which yields MDYCEPRDIVESAAFKLHRATALVDRVADRYLQEHHGIRYSGFLVLLTVGALGQQTQRQIADALDVSRASITQRLARLLEDDLVTSGPHPDDARANTISLSQKGAALLERAWHGLESHQDGVDAGVDEEALVQQLDRIIENALRVLNPDEQARPNRDQPVPDAG from the coding sequence ATGGATTACTGCGAGCCGCGTGACATCGTCGAAAGCGCAGCCTTCAAGCTGCACCGCGCCACTGCGCTGGTCGACCGGGTTGCAGACCGCTATCTTCAGGAACATCACGGAATCCGCTATTCAGGCTTTCTGGTACTGCTCACCGTCGGCGCACTGGGCCAGCAGACTCAACGACAAATTGCGGACGCGCTTGACGTGTCACGGGCGTCAATCACCCAGCGGCTCGCACGGCTCCTTGAGGACGACCTGGTCACGTCGGGACCGCACCCGGACGACGCCCGCGCGAACACAATCTCGTTGTCCCAGAAGGGGGCGGCCCTGCTGGAACGCGCCTGGCACGGTCTTGAATCCCATCAGGATGGAGTCGATGCGGGCGTAGACGAAGAAGCCTTGGTTCAACAGCTCGACCGGATCATCGAAAACGCCCTGCGCGTGCTCAATCCGGACGAGCAGGCCCGCCCAAACCGTGATCAGCCCGTACCTGATGCGGGGTGA